In Physeter macrocephalus isolate SW-GA chromosome 2, ASM283717v5, whole genome shotgun sequence, a single window of DNA contains:
- the FAM237A gene encoding protein FAM237A: protein MADPGNRGGIYRPLSLTCSLLIVGMCCVSPFFCHSQTDLLALNQPDPQCWESSSVLLLEMQKPRISNTVSGFWDFMIYLKSSENLQHGALFWDLAQLFWDIYVDCVLSRNHGLGRRQLAGAEEKISAVHPQHTGREKGVYPQQPRIPSLKKKELIEDLISMHAHKSGSKFIGKVTSSLEIKRK from the exons ATGGCCGATCCTGGGAACAGAGGCGGGATCTATCGCCCCTTGAGTCTCACCTGCTCCCTGCTCATTGTGGGAATGTGCTGCGTGTCTCCTTTCTTCTGTCACAGCCAGACAGATCTGCTGGCTCTTAACCAACCTGATCCTCAGTGCTGGGAATCTTCTTCAGTACTCCTCCTAGAAATGCAGAAGCCTCGAATTTCCAACACTGTTTCAGGTTTCTGGGATTTTATGATCTACCTGAAGTCATCTGAGAACTTGCAGCATGGGGCATTGTTTTGGGATCTGGCCCAACTCTTCTGGGACATCTATGTGGACTGTGTCCTCTCCAGAAACCATGGCTTAGGAAGGAGGCAATTGGCTGGAGCGGAAGAGAAGATCTCAGCAGTGCATCCACAGCacacagggagagaaaaag GTGTATATCCTCAGCAACCAAGAATCCCTTCCCTAAAGAAGAAAGAGTTGATTGAAGACTTGATAAGCATGCATGCACATAAGAGTGGGTCTAAGTTCATTGGAAAAGTGACCAGTAGcctggaaataaagagaaaataa